One part of the Vicia villosa cultivar HV-30 ecotype Madison, WI linkage group LG6, Vvil1.0, whole genome shotgun sequence genome encodes these proteins:
- the LOC131615060 gene encoding protein MAIN-LIKE 1-like codes for MRQRGRQRREADGEGQQGGAPEVGPQHAAFPGGPTDTSLLERRPKPTLKVAAHGSKLIGWVPPMLPRQMNDWIVASGLSSLQHTSLARVDTHLLSAFVERWHPETSSFHMPFGEMTITLDDVSCLLHVPIRGELVDPDVVVTDYDAIHLAVELFGVSLSDATAEASTVRGPYYKLDWLKQIFEQQRAANNFTGAMRAYMMLLLGCTILADKTFTLVEAKYLPLFRDLSTYGRYCWGAAALVTLYRYLGDASFYSCKQLGGYASLLQCWIHEYFPTVGKRCTSGLCGIDSPMARAMKWEYRQGTQKVADIRAVLDQLTPHDIVWRPFEDHRVHRPFDDICLFRGGLKWYGTVVLYLPDRCMRQFGYRQYIPTAPPNVDTLDVDVEWATYMRSVLQVIRSHDDPPAAFATLPYETDDDYLSWYYTVSHPRLRAPLDDQPMDVPVPVYDEGSSDPRLSYISHELHHYLQRHQAIPEDEQFLEIFRALRLAQGGPLPREGPITYDNESD; via the exons ATGCGTCAAAGAGGAAGACAACGTCGAGAGGCTGATGGCGAGGGACAGCAGGGAGGTGCACCTGAGGTTGGTCCGCAGCATGCGGCATTTCCCGGAGGACCGACTGATACATCTTTATTG GAGAGACGACCAAAGCCAACCTTAAAGGTTGCTGCACATGGCAGCAAATTAATAGGATGGGTTCCGCCAATGCTCCCAAGGCAGATGAATGATTGGATAGTTGCATCTGGTCTGTCCTCTTTGCAGCATACTAGTTTGGCCAGGGTAGATACACATCTGTTATCTGCTTTTGTTGAGAGATGGCATCCTGAAACATCGTCATTTCATATGCCGTTCGGCGAGATGACCATCACGCTAGATGATGTTTCATGTCTTCTTCATGTACCGATTAGGGGCGAGCTGGTTGACCCCGATGTTGTTGTCACCGATTATGATGCTATCCATCTAGCTGTTGAGTTGTTTGGTGTTTCACTGAGTGATGCCACTGCGGAGGCATCTACTGTTAGGGGTCCTTACTATAAATTGGATTGGTTGAAGCAAATTTTTGAGCAACAAAGAGCGGCAAATAACTTTACGGGTGCTATGAGAGCCTACATGATGTTGCTATTAGGTTGTACTATTCTTGCCGACAAGACTTTTACTCTTGTCGAGGCAAAATATCTACCACTGTTTAGAGATTTGAGTACTTATGGAAGATATTGCTGGGGGGCAGCTGCACTGGTTACTCTGTACAGATACTTAGGGGATGCCTCATTTTACTCATGCAAGCAGCTTGGCGGTTATGCCTCTCTTCTTCAG tgttggattcatgagTATTTTCCAACTGTTGGAAAGAGATGTACTTCTGGATTATGTGGCATTGATAGTCCGATGGCTAGGGCGATGAAATGGGAATATAGACAGGGGACTCAAAAAGTGGCTGACATCCGAGCTGTGTTAGATCAGTTGACTCCACACGATATCGTCTGGCGCCCTTTTGAGGATCATAGGGTACACCGTCCTTTTGATGATATATGTTTGTTCCGGGGTGGTTTGAAGTGGTATGGTACTGTAGTTCTATATTTACCTGACAGATGCATGCGTCAGTTTGGATACAGACAGTACATACCGACTGCTCCTCCTAATGTAGACACACTTGATGTAGATGTTGAGTGGGCTACATATATGCGGAGTGTGTTGCAGGTGATCCGATCCCACGATGATCCCCCGGCTGCGTTTGCCACCTTGCCATATGAGACAGACGATGATTATTTGTCGTGGTATTATACGGTATCACATCCTCGTTTGAGAGCACCACTGGATGATCAGCCGATGGATGTACCAGTGCCTGTCTATGACGAAGGGTCGTCAGACCCGAGATTATCATATATATCTCATGAGCTTCATCATTATTTACAGCGACATCAGGCTATTCCTGAAGACGAACAATTTCTAGAGATATTTAGAGCACTCAGACTTGCACAGGGCGGACCATTACCTAGGGAAGGTCCAATTACCTATGACAATGAGTCTGATTGA
- the LOC131615061 gene encoding PKS-NRPS hybrid synthetase cheA-like encodes MDCTYKTNKYRQPLFEIVGMTSTKLTFAVAFAYMESEQTETFCWVLDKLKQLFIKQDDCPQVILTDRDLALMKAIETVFPKTTNLLCRFHINKNVKSKCKEHVVDDMRENVEKMWFELTRASDEIEYHQRLKQREDACVDSKGFIDYVNETWLTPHRHRFVEAWINQVLHLGNTTTNRVESAHWKLKQILENSFGDLCKCWEAMNDNIKIQVGNIRASFQKSFYEVEHAHTSPFYSNLRGSVSRAALRQIAEEWLRIDMLGRYTLSGDAIPIEAIHIHWRKLSMEGNQDIDADDGSEIDMTNAIDEIWKRWKSLDVVGKRALKNRVCEIAYPTTTKMCPPPEKIKTKGGVKKKGKRPVGYDVYRDPSEYEYVDQAHSNYIRPFIDDIVDVRDDGNCGFRAIASLHGYGTDGWSMVRRDLEKEIIGPRSHLSLSYFPMTSAHSPNASIYCIGFVNGNHWLQVNMNEGFPLPPVTADWTKYRTKDATSWMVGFVGRLQHWQRLMPILPKYVSLD; translated from the exons ATGGACTGcacatacaagacaaacaagtatagacAACCGTTGTTTGAAATAGTTGGTATGACATCAACTAAATTAACATTTGCTGTTGCATTTGCCTATATGGAATCAGAGCAGACAGAGACTTTTTGTTGGgtattggataagttgaaacagTTGTTTATCAAGCAGGATGATTGTCCCCAGGTAATCTTGACTGATAGAGATCTTGCTTTAATGAAAGCCATTGAAACAGTATTTCCAAAGACAACTAATTTGCTTTGCCGATTTCACATCAACAAAAACGTGAAATCAAAGTGTAAGGAACATGTTGTGGATGATATGCgagaaaatgtggagaaaatgTGGTTTGAACTTACAAGGGCTAGTGATGAGATCGAGTATCATCAAAGGTTGAAACAACGTGAGGATGCATGTGTTGACTCCAAAGGTTTTATTGATTATGTGAATGAAACATGGTTGACACCTCACAGACATCGATTTGTCGAAGCATGGATCAATCAAGTGTTACATTTGGGCAACACCACAACAAATAG ggTGGAGTCTGCGCATTGGAAACTTAAGCAAATATTAGAGAATAGCTTTGGTGATTTATGCAAATGTTGGGAGGCTATGAATGACAATATCAAGATACAAGTGGGCAACATTAGAGCTTCATTTCAGAAGAGTTTTTATGAAGTTGAGCATGCACACACTAGTCCTTTTTATTCAAATTTGCGTGGTTCAGTATCAAGAGCTGCATTGAGGCAGATTGCTGAAGAGTGGTTGAGGATTGACATG TTAGGGAGATATACATTGAGTGGTGATGCTATACCAATTGAGGCTATTCATATTCATTGGAGGAAACTAAGTATGGAAGGAAATCAAGATATAGAtgcagatgatggatcagaaataGACATGACAAATGCAATCGACGAAATTTGGAAAAGGTGGAAGTCATTAGATGTTGTAGGAAAAAGAGCATTAAAAAACAGAGTGTGTGAGATTGCTTATCCGACTACAACAAAGATGTGTCCACCGCctgaaaaaattaaaaccaaaggaGGGGTTAAGAAGAAAGGGAAGAGACCTGTGGGATATGATGTTTATCGTGATCCTTCAGAATATGAGTATGTTGATCAAGCACATTCGA ATTACATCAGACCatttattgatgacattgttgatgTAAGAGATGATGGAAATTGTGGGTTTAGAGCCATTGCATCTTTGCATGGTTATGGCACAGATGGATGGTCAATGGTTCGTCGAGATTTGGAGAAAGAAATTATAGGTCCTAGAA GTCACCTTAGTTTGAGTTACTTTCCTATGACGAGTGCACATTCACCTAATGCATCCATTTACTGCATCGGATTTGTCAATGGAAATCATTGGCTTCAG GTAAACATGAATGAAGGATTCCCGTTGCCACCTGTCACAGCTGATTGGACGAAATATCGCACAAAAGATGCAACTTCTTGGATGGTAGGATTTGTCGGGCGGTTACAACATTGGCAACGGCTAATGCCTATACTACCAAAATATGTCAGCTTAGAttga
- the LOC131615063 gene encoding uncharacterized protein LOC131615063: MGVDPPLMKCDVTQTCVDTTDVFVTGQKFATREEAISWIKEVGIRNKVTVIITRSDTKTGKRGRSDKLVFGCDRGGKYKKTDSETQSASKRCGCPFKIRSTPSKDGYGWKIDVKCGVHNHGLPDRFEGHAFVSRLNTDDKQHIVDLTKRHVPPRHILLSLQERGPENVTRITQIYKHKSKVQKDIRGPRTEMQQLLKLVEESGYVYWSRKKD; the protein is encoded by the exons ATGG gtGTGGATCCTCCTTTGATGAAATGCGATGTAACTCAAACATGTGTGGATACAACTGATGTTTTTGTAACTGGTCAAAAATTTGCTACAAGAGAAGAGGCGATAAGTTGGATTAAGGAGGTTGGAATTAGGAATAAAGTGACAGTTATAATAACTCGTTCAGATACCAAAACAGGCAAGAGAGGAAGAAGTGATAAATTAGTATTTGGTTGTGATAGAGgtggaaaatacaaaaaaacagaTAGCGAAACCCAAAGTGCTAGTAAGAGATGTGGTTGTCCTTTCAAAATTAGGTCAACACCGTCGAAAGATGGTTATGGATGGAAGATCGATGTAAAATGCGGAGTACACAACCACGGCTTACCTGATAGATTTGAAGGTCATGCTTTCGTAAGTCGACTAAATACAGATGATAAGCAACATATTGTTGATTTGACAAAACGCCATGTTCCACCAAGACACATATTATTGTCATTGCAAGAGCGTGGCCCGGAGAATGTCACTCGGATCacgcaaatatacaaacataagaGTAAGGTACAAAAAGACATAAGGGGTCCCAGAACAGAAATGCAACAATTGCTCAAGTTGGTTGAAGAATCGGGTTATGTTTACTGGAGTAGGAAAAAGGATTAG
- the LOC131610678 gene encoding GRF1-interacting factor 1-like, with the protein MQQHLMQMQPMMAAYYPNNVTTDHIQQYLDENKSLILKIVESQNSGKLSECAENQARLQRNLMYLAAIADSQPQPQTMPGQQYPGGGGMMQGGGGGHYMQQAQQMTQQQLMAARSSLLYAQQQQQQPYSALQQQHQLGGGGTSGVLHMLQSEACSNMNVGGSSSSGGGVGGFPDFIRGGGGGDGLHRSLIGGGSKQSEIGMGSSSDQGRGGGDGGENLYLKSSDDGN; encoded by the exons ATGCAGCAGCACCTGATGCAGATGCAGCCTATGATGGCAGCTTACTATCCAAACAACGTCACTACTGATCACATTCAACag TACTTGGATGAGAACAAGTCCTTGATTTTGAAGATTGTGGAGAGTCAGAATTCTGGCAAGCTCAGCGAGTGTGCAGA GAACCAGGCAAGGCTACAGAGAAATCTCATGTACTTGGCTGCAATAGCTGATTCACAACCTCAACCACAAACCATGCCCGGTCAG CAGTATCCTGGTGGTGGTGGAATGATGCAGG gaggaggaggaggacacTACATGCAGCAGGCTCAGCAGATGACACAACAGCAACTAATGGCTGCGCGTTCCTCGCTTCTCTACGCGCAACAGCAGCAACAACAGCCTTACTCAGCACTCCAACAGCAGCATCAGCTCGGTGGTGGTGGAACCTCAGGAGTACTTCACATGTTGCAAAGTGAAGCATGCAGTAATATGAATGTGGGAGGAAGTAGTAGCTCTGGTGGAGGAGTAGGAGGGTTTCCAGACTTCATTCGCGGTGGCGGAGGAGGAGATGGTTTGCATAGGAGTCTTATAGGAGGGGGTAGCAAGCAAAGTGAGATTGGGATGGGTTCTTCATCTGATCAAGGACGAGGCGGCGGTGATGGTGGTGAAAACCTTTACCTCAAATCTTCTGATGATGGAAACTAA
- the LOC131610677 gene encoding myosin-11-like: MGTPVNIIAGSHVWVEDPEVSWIDGQVSKITGQDAEIETSNGKKIVAKLSKILPKDMEAPPGGVDDMTKLSYLHEPGVLENLKIRYELNEIYTYTGNILIAINPFQKLPHLYDAHMMQQYKGAPFGELSPHVFAIADVAYRAMINEKKSNSILVSGESGAGKTETTKMLMQYLAFLGGRAATEGRTVEQQVLESNPVLEAFGNAKTVRNNNSSRFGKFVEIQFDKSGRISGAAIRTYLLERSRVCQVNDPERNYHCFYLLCAAPAEEIEKYKLGHPKTFHYLNQSKCFELADISDSREYLATRRAMDIVGISQKEQEAIFRVVAAILHIGNIDFAKGKEVDSSVPKDDKAKFHLKTTAELLMCDVDGLEDALCKRVMVTPEEIIKRSLDPQSAAVSRDGFAKTIYSRLFDWLVDKINNSIGQDATSKSLIGVLDIYGFESFKSNSFEQFCINFTNEKLQQHFNQHVFKMEQEEYTKEQIDWSYIEFVDNQDVLDLIEKKPGGIVALLDEACMFPKSTHETFSNKLYQTFKSHKRFIKPKLSRTDFTIAHYAGEVQYQSDQFLDKNKDYVVPEHQDLLGSSKCPFVAGLFPQLPDETSKSSKFSSIGSRFKLQLQQLMETLNSTEPHYVRCVKPNNLLKPAVFENVNIMQQLRCGGVLEAIRISCAGYPTRRAFFEFINRFSILAPEVTEAHNDEKAVCHKILEKMGLKGYQIGKTKVFLRAGQMAELDARRAQVLSVAAKTIQRRVRTYQTRRHYLALRKKTIYVQSLWRGRLACKLYQNMRREDAAVKIQKHARRHGSRKAYSKLHASVLTLQTALRAIAARKEFTYKKKTKASTIIQARWRCHRAASYFKRLKKGSIVTQCRWRGRVARKELRSLKMASRETGALKEAKDKLEKRVEELTWRLQLEKSLRTNLEESKAQEIAKLQNSLQDLQSKSDETNAILVKEREIAKKSIEEAPPVIKETQVIVEDTQKVESLTAEVESLKTSLEAEKHKGDDFERKYTEAQALSEERGQKLEDTEKKARQLQESLTRLEEKISNLESENQVLRQQAVSMAPNKFLSGRSRSIIQRVDSGHIGAEAKPPHMDMHSSSMNHREAAEMEDKPQKSLNEKQQENQELLIRCIAQHLGFAGNRPIAACIIYKCLLHWRSFEVERTSVFDRIIQTIGHAIETQENNNVLAYWLSNASTLLLLLQRTLKASGAAGMAPQRRRSSSATLFGRMTQSFRGAPAGVNLSMINGSNSGGVDTLRQVEAKYPALLFKQQLTAYVEKIYGMIRDNLKKEISPLLGLCIQAPRTSRASLVKGSSRSVANTEAQKALIAHWQGIVKSLGNFLNTLKENNVPPFLVRKVFTQIFSFINVQLFNSLLLRRECCSFSNGEYVKAGLAELEHWCYKATDEYAGPAWDELKHIRQAIGFLVIHQKPKKTLDEISHDLCPVLSIQQLYRISTMYWDDKYGTHSVSPDVISNMRVLMTEDSNNAVSNSFLLDDDSSIPFSVDDISKSKEQIDISDIEPPPLIRENSGFSFLLPRPD, translated from the exons ATG GGAACTCCTGTGAATATTATTGCGGGTTCTCATGTCTGGGTGGAAGATCCAGAGGTCTCTTGGATTGATGGACAGGTTTCGAAAATTACTGGACAGGATGCAGAAATTGAAACTTCCAATGGAAAGAAA ATTGTTGCGAAGTTATCAAAAATATTACCCAAAGATATGGAAGCTCCGCCTGGGGGAGTGGATGATATGACTAAATTGTCATATTTGCATGAGCCTGGAGTCCTGGAGAACTTAAAAATTAGATATGAATTAAATGAAATATAT ACTTATACTGGAAACATACTGATTGCAATAAATCCATTTCAAAAACTACCGCATCTGTATGATGCACACATGATGCAACAATACAAGGGAGCGCCATTTGGAGAGTTAAGCCCTCATGTATTTGCAATTGCTGATGTTGCATATAG AGCAATGATTAATGAAAAGAAAAGCAATTCAATTCTGGTCAGTGGGGAAAGTGGAGCTGGTAAAACTGAAACTACGAAAATGCTTATGCAATATCTTGCTTTCTTAGGAGGTAGGGCAGCCACTGAAGGACGAACAGTCGAACAACAAGTTCTTGAA TCAAATCCAGTTTTGGAAGCATTTGGTAATGCTAAAACTGTCAGGAATAACAATTCCAG TCGTTTCGGTAAGTTTGTTGAGATCCAATTTGATAAGAGTGGAAGAATCTCAGGCGCAGCTATTCGTACGTACCTTCTTGAAAGATCTCGGGTTTGCCAAGTTAATGATCCGGAACGCAACTACCActgcttttatcttctttgtgctGCACCAGCGGAG GAAATTGAGAAATACAAATTAGGACATCCTAAAACATTTCATTACCTTAACCAGTCAAAGTGCTTTGAACTGGCTGACATAAGTGATTCTCGTGAGTATCTTGCCACCAGGAGAGCTATGGATATTGTTGGAATAAGTCAAAAAGAGCAG GAAGCAATTTTCCGAGTTGTTGCTGCAATTCTTCATATTGGTAATATTGATTTTGCCAAAGGAAAGGAAGTTGATTCATCGGTTCCAAAAGATGATAAAGCCAAATTTCACTTAAAAACAACTGCTGAGCTCCTCAT GTGCGATGTAGATGGCTTGGAAGATGCATTATGCAAGCGTGTCATGGTTACCCCTGAGGAAATTATAAAACGGAGCCTTGATCCCCAAAGTGCAGCAGTCAGCAGAGATGGCTTCGCAAAAACAATTTATTCTAGGCTTTTTGACTG GTTGGTGGACAAGATTAACAATTCAATTGGACAAGATGCCACTTCTAAATCTTTGATCGGAGTCCTTGATATTTATGGTTTCGAAAGCTTTAAATCTAACAG TTTTGAGCAGTTCTGCATTAATTTTACAAATGAGAAGTTGCAGCAGCATTTCAATCAG CACGTGTTTAAAATGGAACAAGAAGAATATACAAAGGAACAGATCGATTGGAGCTACATTGAATTTGTTGACAACCAAGATGTTTTGGACCTTATTGAAAAG AAACCTGGAGGAATTGTTGCTCTCCTAGATGAAGCTTG CATGTTTCCAAAGTCAACACATGAAACATTTTCAAACAAGCTTTATCAAACATTTAAGAGTCACAAGCGCTTTATTAAACCAAAACTGTCTCGAACAGATTTCACTATTGCACATTATGCAGGCGAG GTGCAATACCAGTCTGACCAATTTTTAGACAAAAACAAGGATTATGTGGTTCCTGAACATCAAGATTTATTGGGTTCTTCCAAATGTCCTTTTGTAGCGGGCCTTTTTCCTCAACTTCCAGATGAGACATCAAAATCTTCTAAGTTTTCTTCTATTGGTTCTCGTTTTAAG CTGCAACTACAACAACTAATGGAGACATTAAACTCAACGGAGCCTCATTATGTTAGATGTGTGAAACCAAACAACCTCCTCAAGCCAGCAGTTTTTGAGAATGTCAATATTATGCAACAGCTTCGCTGTGGT GGTGTTTTAGAGGCGATCAGGATTAGTTGTGCTGGCTACCCAACTCGTCGTGCTTTCTTTGAGTTTATAAATCGATTTTCCATCCTTGCTCCAGAGGTCACAGAAGCCCA CAACGATGAGAAGGCTGTTTGCCATAAGATTCTAGAAAAGATGGGGCTTAAAGGATATCAG ATTGGAAAAACAAAGGTATTTCTAAGAGCGGGTCAGATGGCTGAACTAGATGCTCGAAGAGCTCAAGTTCTAAGTGTAGCTGCAAAAACTATCCAACGGCGTGTACGAACCTATCAGACTCGTAGACATTATCTTGCATTACGAAAGAAAACCATATACGTGCAGTCTCTGTGGAGAG GAAGACTTGCATGCAAACTTTATCAGAACATGAGAAGGGAGGATGCTGCTGTGAAAATTCAGAAGCACGCACGCAGACATGGATCAAGGAAAGCCTACAGTAAACTCCATGCATCAGTGCTTACTTTGCAAACGGCTTTGAGGGCAATCGCTGCCCGTAAGGAGTTCACTTATAAGAAAAAGACTAAAGCTTCCACCATAATTCAG GCTCGCTGGCGGTGCCACAGGGCTGCCTCATATTTTAAGAGGCTGAAGAAAGGTTCAATTGTGACACAATGCCGATGGAGGGGGCGTGTTGCCAGAAAAGAGCTTAGGAGCCTGAAAATG GCTTCAAGAGAAACTGGTGCTCTTAAAGAAGCAAAGGATAAGCTTGAAAAACGAGTGGAGGAACTCACATGGCGCCTCCAACTAGAAAAAAGTTTAAGG ACCAATCTAGAAGAATCCAAAGCACAAGAGATAGCAAAACTGCAGAATTCCCTGCAAGATCTGCAAAGCAAATCTGATGAAACCAATGCCATACTTGTAAAGGAGCGCGAGATTGCAAAGAAATCTATTGAAGAAGCACCTCCTGTTATTAAAGAGACTCAGGTTATTGTTGAAGACACGCAGAAGGTTGAGTCACTAACAGCAGAAGTTGAGAGTTTAAAG ACCTCACTAGAGGCGGAGAAACATAAAGGTgatgattttgaaagaaaatatacTGAAGCCCAAGCTTTAAGTGAAGAAAGGGGTCAAAAATTAGAAGACACAGAAAAGAAGGCTCGTCAGCTCCAAGAATCACTAACCAG GCTAGAAGAGAAGATTAGTAATTTAGAATCAGAGAACCAAGTTCTACGTCAACAAGCTGTTTCCATGGCACCAAATAAGTTCCTCTCAGGACGCTCCAGATCAATTATTCAG AGAGTTGACAGTGGACATATTGGAGCGGAAGCAAAGCCGCCACATATG GATATGCATAGCTCATCAATGAACCACAGGGAAGCCGCTGAGATGGAGGATAAACCACAGAAGTCACTGAATGAAAAACAACAAGAGAATCAAGAGTTGCTCATTAGATGTATTGCACAACATCTAGGCTTTGCTGGGAACAGACCAATTGCTGCCTGTATCATATACAAGTGCCTCTTGCATTGGAGATCATTTGAAGTTGAGCGTACCAGTGTGTTTGATCGTATAATTCAAACCATAGGCCATGCAATTGAG ACTCAGGAAAACAACAATGTCTTGGCTTATTGGTTATCCAATGCTTCTACACTTCTCTTGTTGCTCCAGCGCACACTTAAGGCGAGTGGTGCTGCTGGAATGGCCCCTCAGCGTCGCCGTTCTTCTTCAGCAACCCTGTTTGGGAGGATGACTCAA AGTTTCCGTGGAGCTCCAGCAGGAGTCAATCTTTCCATGATCAATGGTAGCAATAGTGGAGGAGTAGATACATTAAGACAGGTTGAGGCCAAGTACCCAGCTCTGCTTTTCAAACAGCAGCTAACAGCTTATGTGGAAAAGATCTATGGAATGATTCGTGATAACTTGAAGAAAGAAATTTCTCCCTTGCTTGGATTGTGCATCCAG GCACCAAGAACATCCAGAGCGAGCTTGGTTAAGGGATCATCACGTTCAGTTGCAAACACGGAAGCGCAAAAAGCCTTGATTGCTCACTGGCAGGGGATAGTCAAGAGCCTTGGGAacttcttaaatactttgaaagaGAATAAC GTCCCCCCATTTTTGGTTCGCAAGGTGTTCACTCAAATTTTTTCTTTCATCAATGTCCAACTCTTTAATAG TCTTCTCTTAAGAAGGGAGTGTTGCTCATTTAGTAACGGAGAATATGTGAAAGCTGGTTTGGCTGAATTGGAGCATTGGTGTTATAAAGCAACAGATGAG TATGCAGGTCCAGCCTGGGATGAGCTCAAACATATTAGGCAAGCTATTGGATTTCTg GTCATACATCAAAAACCAAAGAAAACGTTGGATGAAATAAGTCATGACCTGTGTCCA GTCCTCAGTATACAGCAGCTATATCGAATTAGTACCATGTACTGGGATGACAAGTACGGCACACATAGTGTATCCCCTGAT GTAATATCCAATATGCGAGTGTTGATGACTGAAGATTCAAATAATGCAGTTAGTAATTCTTTCCTGTTGGATGATGATTCAAG TATTCCGTTTTCTGTTGATGACATATCAAAGTCAAAAGAACAGATAGATATATCTGATATAGAACCCCCACCATTAATTCGTGAGAACTCCGGCTTTAGTTTCTTGTTGCCACGCCCAGACTGA